GTCTTGAAAGCCGCCGAAGACGAACGAGTTTCTGGTTTGGCCACTTGGGCCGCCGTTAGTGACTATGACCAGCGCTGGAGCCCAGAAACCATGGAAACCTGGCAGAAAACCGGTGTGCAATACGTACTCAACGGAAGAACCGGCCAACAGATGCCGCTCTATTACCAACTAGCCGAGAATTTTCTGGCCAACAAACACCGCCTGGACATTCCCAAAGCCGCCGAGAAACTACAGATGCCCTGGCTCATCATCCACGGCGAAAAAGACGAAACCCTGCCCGTACAAATGGCCCATGACCTACACTTCTGCAACCCATATGCTGAACTGTTTCTGATTCCGGAAGGCGACCATTCGTTTGGTGGCCGGCACCCGTTTGCGGGGCAGGAACTTCCTGATTTCACCAAAGCTGCCGCCCAGAAAACCATTTCCTTCTTCCAGGAAACCATAGAACGCGCCTAATGGAAACCTTGATCTTACTTTTAGGCGGCAACCTGGGCGACCGACTTTTCTATCTGCAGGAAGCCGAATCCCGTTTATCGGCTCTGTTTGGGAAACCGAGCCAAAAATCAAAGGTCTATGAAACCGCCGCCTGGGGCCTCACCGAACAACCGTCTTTTTACAACCAAGCCCTGGCGTATGAAACCGCTCTTCCCGCGCTGGAAATTCTAGCCCACACGCAGCAGATTGAACTCGACCTGGGCCGGATCAGAAAAGAGCGCTGGGGTGCCCGCATGATTGACATTGACATTTTGTTTCTGGGCCAGCAAATTTTGAACACGCCAGAACTGCAACTCCCCCACCCGCAACTGCACCTTCGCCGGTTTGCCTTGGTTCCTTTGGCAGAAATCTTGCTTCACTGGCAGCATCCGGTGTTGGAGAAAAGTGTTCAGGAATTATTGGCCCGGTGCCCAGATTCTTTAGAGGTGAAAATGTTGGAAGAACAGTAAATTTTAGAAGTGCGTTTTCGGCTTCATTTTTAGAAATGAGCCCGAAAACGGAAAACCCGAATAGAGGTTTGTACGGACATGTCGCGACCTGTCCTGAACGGTGGCCGAAGCTAAAAAGTCAGCTATGAATTAAGAACGCAGCCTTTACTCAAAATGCCTAGACCAGGAATGCGTCAGGATAGCTCGCGACCTGCCCCTACTGCTTCACGTCAAATTTGCGGTAGACAGAATTCTGGCTTACGTACTCGGGCACCAGCTGCTTCATTTTCTTAATGACGGCCGTACTGTCCTGAGAATCAATCAAATCAATCAGATACTGGATTTCCTGGAGCACTTTTTCACTATCGGGCGCGGGAATGTTGGCCAGTCGTATTTTAGGATGGGTGGTGGCTTCTACAGCTTCATGCTCATGGAACAGTTCTTCCTCCAGTTTCTCGCCGGGCCTGAGACCGGTGTACACCAGTTGAATGTCTTTGCCCAGCGTTAAACCAGAAAGCTTGATCATCTTTTTGGCGAGGTCCACAATCTTGATGGAATCGCCCATGTTGAAGATGTAAATCTCACCGCCCTGGCCCATGGCCGCCGCTTCCAGAACCAACTGACAGGCCTCCTGAATGGACATGAAAAAGCGCGAAATGTCTGGGTGCGTGACTGTGACCGGGCCACCATCCTGAATCTGCTTTCTGAACCTGGGAATGACAGAGCCCGTGCTGCCCAGCACATTCCCGAAACGAGTGGTCACAAAGCGCGTTCGGTTTTGCCCGGCATCACGCAGGTAATGGTCCAGCGCCTGAACGTAAATTTCACACAATCGTTTGGAGGCGCCCATCACGCTGGTGGGGTTCACCGCTTTATCAGTGGAGAGCAGCAGGAACTTCTGGGTTTGGTATTTCACGGCCAAATCTGCCAAAATTTTGGTACCCAGAATGTTGGTATTCAAGGACTCCGTGGGGTTTTCCTCCATTACGGGCACGTGTTTGTAAGCAGCGCAATGGAACACCAGTTCGGGTTGGAACGTCTGGAAAACCGCTTCCATGCGGGCGGCATTGCAGATGTCGCCCAGCACAATCTCGAAGTTGATTTTCACATACAACTCCGTGAGTTCCAGTTCCAGGTCATAGAGGGTGGACTCGGCCTGGTCCAGCAAAATCAGCTGTTTGGGTTTGAACTGAATCACCTGGCGCACCAATTCGCTGCCAATGGAACCCGCCGCCCCGGTAACCAAAATGGTGCGATTCTGCAGCTCTTTATGCAACAGCGGCGAATCAATCTCAGCGGCGGCGCGGCCCAGCACATCCTCAATCCTGATTTCCCTGATCTGCTTGAAACTAAGTTCGCCGTTAATCCATTTATAGGCGGGCGGCACCACCAGCACCTGCACCCCGGCGTTAAGGCAGGCATCTACCAAGGCTTTTCTTCGGGCAATGGCCAAGCGCTGCACGGCCAAAACCAGCAAGTCAATGTTGAGTTCTTTGAGTTGGGTTTCCAAGTCCTGGGCAGGCAATTCAATGGCAACGCCGTTGTTCAGCAGGCCCTGTTTGCGAGGATCATCGTCTAAAAAGGAAACAGGACGGTAATAGGTGCCCATGTCCTGCTGCAGCGTCTGCAAGGTGATGCTGCCAATCTCGCCGGCGCCAAAAATAGCCACATTCACGCGGTACGAATTGGTATGGCTCCATTCATAGGTCACTATCTTGGCCCAAACCCGCAGCAAAGACAAGGCCACCAAGCTCAGCACATAGTCAATGAGCAGCACCGAAAGCGGAATGAAATTCTGGAACCCGAAGACCTTGTTATACACCAACTGCGCGGCCACCAGCAACAAAGAACCCGTTGACAAGGCCAGGAACAACCGCCGAAGATCGGTTAAACTGGTGTACTTGAGAATGCCGGCGTAGGTCCTGAAATAAAAGAATGTGGCCGCCCTGATAGCCAGAACTATGGGCAGCATCTGCAGCGCCGCCAATTCCCTGAACTTGTGGAGGTCAAAGTTGAACCGCAGCGCATAGGCCGCAAAAAACGTGAGCACACACAGGCATACGTCCAACGCAAACACCACCTGCCGGGGCATTTTTTGTTGAAACAATTGCTGTAGTTGTCCTTTGTACATGTACTGCGGTGAATTTTCTTTTCAACGGTTAATCTAGGTGAAAAGAAACGAAAGGAATTTATAATCAGAATCTGACATACGAAAATTTCCGTTTTAGGGCTCGTTTCTGGAAATGAGCCCCAAAACGGAAATAATCTGCAATTGATTTTAATTGCCACGAATGCTGAACACAAGTAGAATTTCTGATCAACTTGATTTCAGGGAAATTCTAGCCTACCTGGCTTACTTCGGCGTTTTTGTCTATTTTCTTGACTAAGCCTTGCAGTACTTTGCCGGGGCCGCATTCTACAAACAAGGTTGCACCGTCAGCGATCATCTGCTGCACCGATTGGGTCCAGCGCACGGGCGCGGTCAACTGCTTGATCAGGTTCTGCTGAATTTCCTGAGGGTCTGTATGCTGCATGGCGTCAACGTTTTGGTATACCGGGCAAATGCCTTGCTTAAATTCGGTTTCCCGGATGGCTTGCTCCAATTCAGCCTCGGCAGATTTCATTAACGGCGAATGGAACGCGCCGCCCACCGGCAATAGTAAGGCGCGTTTGGCACCGGCGGCTTTCATGCGTTCGCAGGCTTCCTCCACCCCTTTAATAGAGCCCGAAATCACCAATTGCCCGGGGCAGTTGTAGTTGGCGGCTACCACCACCTCGTCTACCTCGGCGCAGATCTGCTCTACTTTTTCATCGTCTAAACCTAGAATAGCCGCCATGGTTGACGGTTGTTCCTCGCAGGCGGCTTGCATGGCCAAGGCACGCTTGGAAACCAGTTTCAAGGCATCTTCAAAGGCCAGCACTTTGTTAGCCACCAAGGCAGAGAATTCGCCCAAGGAGTGACCGGCTACCATCTCTGGCGCGAAATCCTGGGCCACGGCCGCCTGAATTACGGAATGCAGGAAAATGGCGGGCTGGGTAACTTTGGTTTGTTTCAGTTCCTCGTCGGTTCCGTTGAAGAGAATGTCTGTGATTTTGAAGCCCAGGATGTCATTGGCGCGCTCAAACATTTCCTTGGCCAGATCATACTGGTCATACAGGTCTTTGCCCATGCCCACAAACTGCGAGCCCTGGCCGGGGAATACATATGCTTTCATAGTGAAGTTGTTTTGCGTTTTCGGCCTCATTTCTGAAAACGAGGCCAAAAACGCACCTCTGAAACAGACCGGTGGCAAAGGTATAAAAAAGGCGCCCATTCCTGATACGGAATGGGCGCCAAACTTATGACTTGTATAGCATGGTTAATGGATGATCTCTACCCAGCCTTTGAACGTGCGGCGGTCTGGGGTGGCGCTTCGGCCGTAAAACTCCACTTCCACCTGGTAGAAATAAGTGCCATCTGCCAAGGCTTTTCCGCTGTTGTCAACGCCGCGCCAGTTCAGGCCCGGCTCCTGGTTGCCCTCAAACACGCGGTTGCCCCAGCGGTTATACACAATCAGTTTGGCGGTTTTAATGAAGGCGGCACCTTGCTGCGGCGTGAACACATCGTTTTTGCCGTCACCGTTTGGCGTGAAGATGTTGGGCAGGATGAAGATGATGCAGTTGTCTTTGCAGACTATGTTGCTGCGTTCGCTTTCATTGCCAAACATGTCAGTGGCCGTTAACACGTAGCACCCCGAGTAGAAGAGCAGGTTCTGGTGTACGTATGACATATCCTCTACGGTGGCGATGGGTTTGAATTCCTCTTCATCGGTGGCCTTGTAATATAAGGTGTAGAAATCAATAGCCGCAGGATCACACTGCGACCCCGCCGGGAAGGACCAGCTCAAAAGGTTCTGGAACGGTGGCCCCGTGGCCCTGAAATTCTCATCGCAGACCAGCGGGTCAATGCTCAGCACCGGCACGCAAGGCCTGGTAAAGCACACCACCTGGCTGTTGTTCACAATGGGGTCGGGCAGTAGAGGATTCTGGAAAGTACCTCTGGTGACTACGTAGGCGCAGTACTGCACTCCTTCTTCCAGGGTCACATCTTGGGTTAACGTTCCGGCTGTAGCTCCGGCTCCCACACTGTTCACCAAGGTAAACGGACCGCCCGCCCGGCTTAAATACACATCATGCACATAGGGACCGCCCGCTGCGCTGGCGTTGTTCCAAGGCACATTGTAGGTCCAGTTCAACACCATGGAAGGGCCGTTGGCCATGGCCCGCAGGCGCACGCTGGACGCTGAGGACGAATCCACCAAAATGGTTGGAGCCCCGGTATTGCCCGCATGATAGAACTCCACGCGGTAGGTATAAGCCTGCTCCTGGGTATTGAGGTTGGTGTCTGTAAAGACAGTGTCATTCAGGTCTTGGGTTCTGCGAATTTCTGTGAAGGGAACCGTTGCCGCCCTGCTTTGCCCCACAGCGCGTAACAACCGGTATTCCAGCGGGGCGGTCAGTTGCGCTAATATGGCGCGCGGCTTGCTCCACTCCACGCGCATCTGCCCGGTGGTGGTACTGGTTTCCGTCACACTCACTTTGGTCATAGAAATAGATTCCAAAGAGGCGCACAGTTCATTGGAGGCGATGCTTTTTCCGTTGCTTGGGTACGGGAATTCGGCGTAAATGCGATAACAATACGTTCGGTTCCGGAGGAGGCCCTGCCCGTTGTTGTTATCCAGGAATTCGGTTTGGTCCGCTGACACTTCGCCCACCAAGGTATAGCCCGCCGAGGCTGGTATGCCTACCTCACAGGTAGTGGGTTCAAAAGTAGACGGGTTCTCCTTTCTGTAAATATAAATGGTGGTGGCATTGGAGCAGGTATACCGGTCCCAGGTGAGTTTAATGCTGTTACTGCTCTGCGGAAACGCCGCAGTCAGCACCGGAGGCGGTCCCACCACTGTGATTTGCCAGGGTTGTAAATCCACTAATGGAAAGACACCCGTTGGTGGAATATCTTCTGCCCTAAACAACACTTGGTAAGGTGCTGTCCTGACATCTTCACACGTAGTGACCCACTCAAATACATAGGTGGTGTCATTCAAGACTTTTCTGAACACGCCGGGCGGGAGCATCTCCCCAATGGCAGTCACGTTCACCCGGTGCCGGTCTGGGTCGGTGACCCTGATGGTGTCTCGCAGGGTGGTGCCGGCAATTACGCAGGTGTCCCTTGGTATAAATAGCACCGGTGGCCGGTTGGGGTTGTCAATGACTCGTATCTGCATGTCCCGGATAACAAAACCGATGAGTCGCCCGTTTCGCCATTCTTCCACTGCGAAGGCAATGTTGTAAATTCCTACGGCAGGCGGCGTGTTCCAGGTGAGTTGGCCCGTTCGTTGGTTTAAGGTGAAAAAGGCCGTGGGGGTGTTGACAGGCACGCCTAGGAAACGGTCAAGGCTTTGAAAGCCGGGTGCGGTGGCTGGTGAGGGATTTCCGCAGGCGTCTGTCTGCCCGGCAAATACCCGCACAGGCACTAACTTGAAGGCCAGGCTGTCGCCGTCATCATCATAAGCCCCTGGGTTATGTATGAAAATCTGGTTTCTGGTGGCAATGTCCAGCGGGTCATAGAGCAGAATGGGAGACCTGTTAATGCCTAGAAAGGGATCTACCGTTACCTGTGACTGTATCACGAAGGTCTGATCCACGGAGTTCTGCATGTTGACAATGCCCCCTACCCTGTTTTCGCCAATAAAGGTAACAGTGAACGTGCCGGGACCGGTGTAGGTATGTTCAAAATAATAGACATTGACATAGGTGTCGTTCTGCCCGTTGTTGGCCACTACCCTAGAGGTGCGGGGCCGTAATTGGTTCGTACAATCGCCAAAGTACAAAGTAGCCTGTGTGTCTTCAAACCCGCCCAGCACACTGTAGGTCACCAATTTAAAGAAAAACCGAAGTGGATTTTTAGCGGCGGTGGTGTCACTTTTGGCATAGATGTTACCGGCCCGTAAGTGCGTTGCCTGCGTAGTTTCTGGCGCAAGCAAAAAGAACACCAACAGACCCGCAAGCAATGAAAGCCAGGCCTTTGTTTTCGGTAAAGTTAAAGGCATATAGTAGGGGTTATCATGCAAAAACAAAGATAGAAGAATCTTTAAATTGACCATCACCTGGTGAACAACCGGGCGTCAGAATGGTTATATGCACAGTGGCACATGGCTATAACGAATTACAAGGTCCACTGTTGTAGGCTTTCAGGGAAATAATGCCGTAAGGCTATATTATTTCAAACCTGGCGTTTCACCGGGCATCTGCACCTGACATGTTTACAAAACAATTTAGATTAATTCAAAATAACTAGATGCATTGCGTGGGAAACCATGGGCATGTACCTTTGAAGAGATTTTTACCATTCCTTACACACCTTTATTTTCAACCTTAACACAACAAAATGAGTTGGTTTACTAAAACGTTTTCCAGTACCATAGGCCGAAAGGTTTTGGTGGCCGTGACCGGTCTGTTTCTCATCTCCTTTTTGGTGGTGCACCTGGTGGGCAACCTGCAGCTGTTCAAAGATGACGGTGGCAATGCCTTCAACGTCTATTCACACTTCATGGGCACCAACCCCATCATCAGGACCATGGAGATTGTGTTGGTGGTAGGTTTTCTGCTCCATATCTATGAAGCCCTGGTGCTTACCCGGCGCAACAAAAACGTGAGACCGGTGGCCTACGCCTATAACCGCCCAGAAGATAACAGCAACTGGTCTAGCCGCAACATGGGCTTGCTGGGCACGGTAATCCTGGTTTTCCTGATTGTCCACCTCTGGAATTTCTTTGTGCCGGCCCGTTTTGGCGGTCTTGACGGCGTAGTGGTAGACAATGTGCAGTATGACAACTTGTACATTCGCGTGGTGGAGTCGTTCCATATCTGGTGGTATGTGGTGCTGTACGTAGTAGCGCAGATTGCTTTAGGCTACCATTTGTACCACGGTTTCCAGAGTGCGTTTCAGACCCTGGGTCTGAATCACAAGAAATACACGCCGGCTATTCAGATGTTCGGGGCGTTTTTCTCTGTGGTTGTACCTGGTGCGTTTGCCGCCATGCCGCTTTACTTTTTCATTCAACACATTCTAAACTAAGCACCTGCTATGATTTTAGATTCTAAGATACCTGAAGGCCCATTAGCCGAAAAGTGGGACAAGCATAAATTCAACGTAAAGTTGGTGAACCCATCCAACAAGCGTAAATATGACGTTATTGTGGTAGGAACCGGTTTGGCTGGAGCTTCTGCCGCTGCTACCCTGGCTGAACTGGGTTATAACGTAAAAGCATTCTGCTACCAAGACAGCCCACGCCGCGCGCACTCCATTGCCGCGCAAGGGGGCATCAATGCCGCCAAAAACTACCAGAACGACGGCGACAGCGTGTACCGTTTGTTCTATGACACCATCAAAGGTGGTGACTACCGCGCCCGCGAAGCCAACGTATATCGTCTGGCCCAAGTGAGTGTGAATATTATTGACCAGTGCGTGGCCCAAGGTGTTCCCTTCGCCCGCGAGTACGGTGGATTGCTGGCTAACCGCTCCTTTGGGGGTGCGCAGGTAAGCCGCACGTTCTACGCCCGGGGCCAAACGGGTCAGCAGCTGTTGCTAGGTGCCTATTCTGCCTTGAACCGCCAGATTGCCTACGGGAAAGTGAAAATGTACCCACGTACAGAGATGCTGGACCTGGTAATGGTAGATGGTCAGGCAAGAGGTATTGTGACGCGCCATTTAGTAACCGGTAAAATAGAATCACACAGCGCGCACGCGGTGATTCTGGCCACCGGTGGTTATGGCAACGTGTTCTTCTTGTCTACCAACGCCATGGGCTCCAACGCCACCGCGGCCTGGAGAGCGCATAAGAAAGGTGCTTTGTTTGCCAACCCATGCTTCACGCAGATTCACCCTACCTGTATTCCAGTTTCCGGCGCTTATCAGTCTAAACTGACCTTGATGTCGGAGTCTCTCCGGAACGATGGTCGCGTTTGGGTGCCGAAGGCGGTTGGCGATAACCGTGCGCCGGGCCAGATTCCTGAAGACGAGCGTGACTATTTCCTGGAGCGTAAATATCCATCCTTCGGTAACCTGGTACCGCGTGACGTGGCTTCACGCAATGCCAAATTGGCCTGTGACGAAGGACGCGGTGTAGGAACTACAAAGCTGGCCGTGTATCTTGATTTCGCTGATGCCATCAAGCGTGAAGGCTTGAACGCCATCAGTCAGAAGTACGGCAATTTGTTTGAGATGTACGAGAAAATCACCGGTGAGAATCCGTACGAGCAACCTATGCGCATTTACCCGGCCGTGCACTACACCATGGGCGGCCTTTGGGTGGATTACAACTTAATGACCACCATCCCTGGTTTATATGCTACCGGCGAGTGTAATTTCTCTGACCACGGCGCCAACCGCTTAGGTGCTTCGGCGCTGATGCAAGGCTTGGCTGATGGGTACTTCGTGATTCCTTACACTGTTGGGGATTATCTGGCGCAGATTCCTTCTACCCGCGTAGAGACCACCCACCCTGCCTTTAAACAAGCAGAAACCGCAGTTAAAGCTGATATTGACAAATTACTGAGCATCAACGGTACCCGTACGGTAGATGAATTCCACAAGGCCCTGGGTCTTTTGATGTGGGATTACTGCGGCATGGCCCGTAACGCTGAAGGCCTGAACTACGCCAAGAAGGAAATCAGAAAACTGCGCGCAGAGTTCTGGAATGATGTCAAGATTGTAGGTACCAATGAGGAACTGAACATCACCCTGGAGAAAGCGGGCCGTGTGGCCGACTTCCTGGAACTGGGCGAACTGATGGTAGATGACGCCTTGAACCGCAATGAGTCTTGTGGTGGTCACTTCCGGGAAGAGTATCAGACGCCAGAGAACGAGGCTATGCGTGACGATGAGAACTACACCTATGTGGCGGCCTGGGAATACACCGGTCCTGAACAACAGCCTGTGCTGCACAAGGAAGAGCTCAAGTTTGAGAACGTGAAGTTGACGCAACGTAGCTACAAGTAACAATTAAGAATTAGGAATGGAGAATTAAGAATTGCTATGCTGCAATCGTTCTCCATTCCTAATTCCAAATTCTTAATTCTAAATTAGAAAAAGATGGCTGGCAATAATCCTAACAGCAAACCCATGAACCTGACGCTGAAAGTGTGGAGACAGAAAAACTCCCAGGCGGCCGGTAAAATGGAAACCTATCAGGTAAAAGATATTTCCCCGGAGATGTCTTTCCTGGAAATGATGGACGTGCTCAACGAAGACCTGCTTCGCAGCGGCGTTGACCCCATCGCGTTTGACCATGACTGCCGCGAAGGTATCTGCGGTATGTGCAGCTTATACATTAACGGCCGCGCCCACGGCCCCGAAAGAGGAACCACCACGTGCCAATTGCACATGCGCAAGTTCTCAGACGGAGACACCATCACCATTGAGCCTTGGCGCGCCGGTCCGTTCCCCGTGTTGAAGGACCTTTGCGTGGACCGTTCGGCGTTGGACCGCATTCAGCAGGCCGGTGGCTACATCTCCATTAATACCGGTGGGGTGCCAGATGCCAACGAAATCCCTATTCCGAAATCTATTGCTGACAAAGCGTTTGATGCTGCCACCTGTATTGGTTGCGGTGCCTGCGTGGCGGCCTGTAAAAATGGTTCTGCCATGCTGTTCACCTCGGCCAAGGTGTCGCAGTTGGCCATGTTGCCGCAGGGCAAGGTGGAGCGCAAAACACGCGTGGAGAACATGGTGGCCCAGATGGACATTGAAGGCTTCGGGGCGTGTACTAACATTGGTTCTTGCGCCGCAGAATGCCCGGTTGGTATTTCTTTGGAGAACATCGCCATGCTGAACCGCGAGTACATCTCTGCTTCGTTGACTTCAGAGAACGTTTAACAATTGCTGAAGAAATAAGAAAAGGCGATGCCGTTTGGTGTCGCCTTTTTTGTTCCATTTCCAGTTTAGAGGCCAAAAACGGATATTTCATTCTTTATTTCGTGAAGCCTCTGAGCAACCAACGTAACATTCCCCCGCCCTATCTGTTTTAAGAGGAAACCCGCCGCAGATGATTTTAATAATTTCAGGGACTAATCGGCCCAACTCCATCACACTACAAGTAGCGCAAATCTACCAGCAGACCTTGCAGGCACACGGCCAGGAATCAGAGATTCTTGACTTACAGGAACTCCCGCTGGACTTCGCCTCCCCGGCACTGTACAAAAGTGAATTGTTCTCCCAGGAATTCATGGCTTTGCGCACACGCGTGGCCCAGGCTGCCAAAATTGTCTTCATTGTGCCGGAATATAATTGCTCCTTCCCCGGAGTTTTGAAAGCGTTTATTGATGGCTTGGAGTACCCGGCAGCGTTAAAAGGGAAGAAAGGCGCTTTGGTGGGTCTGTCCACCGGCAGCCAGGGCGGCAACATTGCGCTCAGTCACCTTACCGATGTGTTGCATTACTGCGGCCTGCACGTGCTCGCCCAAAAGCCGCGGTACCCCTTCATTCACAAACATCTGCAAGACGGCCAATTCACCAATGCCTTGTACCAGCAATTGCTTCAGGAACAGGTAGATGCCTTGATTGGGTTTTAGAAGAATTCCGTTTTCGGGCTCTGTTTTGGAAATGAGGCCTAAAACAAGGGTTGGTGGAGTCACTGGTAAGAGCATCACAGGGTAAGAGGTCTTTTGAGTAACAGCAGTCGGGACCTCAACCGTAGAGACAAGGCAGTGCCTTGTCTCTACCAAGCATTTCTGCATACCTGCCGCAAGTTTAAAGCAGCGTAACTTGTGGGAAAACTCCAGTTTCTGCTCTATTTCCAGTTTAGAGCCCGTAAACGCTTTTTATCTCTCAGTCTAAAGAAATGCTGGCAAAAAAAAATGAGCCCCAAAACAGAATCTGTTTTGGGGCTCGTTTGTAAAATAGAGGTCAAAAACGACTAGTCTACATTGTCATGCAGAAAGCGGTTATCGCCTAACAGTTCGTTGTCATCATTCAGGTTGAAGCGGGAGATCTGCTGGTCTGTGGACGGTACCACGTTCTCCAGTTGCACTTGCTTGCGCAGATAAGCCGGAATCTCCAGTTTCTCTTTGATGGCGGCATCTGAGTTGCTGTCCAGGCTAATGCGACGAAGACGCTCACGGCGCTCAATCATCTTAGCCGAAAGCACATCTTTCTCAGGTGTGGCTTCCACCAACAGCGCTTCTTCCTCAAAAACCGGCGTGAAAATCTCGTTGTTAGAATCTAAGTCGAAGATGATTTTGCTGGTCTCGGCCACCGGGGCAGGTTTTCTAACCGGAACCGGGTCGTTGGCTACCAGTTGCGTGGCAGACACCGGCGGATGCACCGAATACGTAGAAACTGCTGGAGCAACCGGCGCTGCTGTCATTTCAACCGCCTGAGGCTGAGTAGCCCCAGTTGGCTCAGCCTCCACTTCCTTTTTTGGTTCTGAAAGGTCCATCACGTTGCGGGCGAAGCCAGTGGCAATCACCGTTACTCTAATGCTGGCCCCCAACGTAGAATCAATACCGTGCCCGAAAATCACTTCAGAATCATCGCCGGCTTTCTCCTGGATGTAGTCCGTGATTTCGGTCAGTTCATCCATCTCTAACTCTGCCTGATCACCAGACATAATGGAAAGAAGGATTTTCTGAGCGCCATGAATATCTGTGTTATTGAGCAATGGTGAAGAAAGTGATTCCTCAGCAGCACGTAAAGCTCTGTTCTCGCCTTCAGTGATGGCAGAGCCCATTACGGCGGCGCCGGAGTCTTTCATCACCGTTTTCACGTCTTCAAAATCAACGTTCACCTCGGCGGTTACCGTAATAATCTCGGCGATACTTTTGGCAGCGGTACTCAAGATGTTATCTGCTTTGGCGAACGCTGCTCTAATAGGCAGGTTCCCGAACATCTCGCGCAGTTTGTCATTGAGAATCACTAGCACGGTGTCACAGTTTTCGCTTAGTTCCTGAATACCGTTCTCGGCGGCGGCACGCTTCTTCTTGCCTTCAAAAGCAAAAGGGGCGGTCACAATTCCTACGGTTAAGATATCCAGTTCCTTGGCTACTTTGGCAATCACGGGAGCAGCACCGGTACCAGTCCCACCACCCATACCAGCCGTGATGAACACCATTTTGGTATGCGTGCCCAGAA
This region of Rufibacter sp. LB8 genomic DNA includes:
- a CDS encoding S9 family peptidase — protein: MVQKTQFLLPSPHGRNFAVDARWLPDGQPKPVVVFVHGFKGFKDWGYFNLLADYFAQHGFVFVKLNLSHNGVEPDGDDLTNLEAFGNNNFCIELDDVKTVLDYVTSGPKEIPAEEIDASYLFLIGHSRGGGLAVLKAAEDERVSGLATWAAVSDYDQRWSPETMETWQKTGVQYVLNGRTGQQMPLYYQLAENFLANKHRLDIPKAAEKLQMPWLIIHGEKDETLPVQMAHDLHFCNPYAELFLIPEGDHSFGGRHPFAGQELPDFTKAAAQKTISFFQETIERA
- the folK gene encoding 2-amino-4-hydroxy-6-hydroxymethyldihydropteridine diphosphokinase, with amino-acid sequence METLILLLGGNLGDRLFYLQEAESRLSALFGKPSQKSKVYETAAWGLTEQPSFYNQALAYETALPALEILAHTQQIELDLGRIRKERWGARMIDIDILFLGQQILNTPELQLPHPQLHLRRFALVPLAEILLHWQHPVLEKSVQELLARCPDSLEVKMLEEQ
- a CDS encoding nucleoside-diphosphate sugar epimerase/dehydratase translates to MYKGQLQQLFQQKMPRQVVFALDVCLCVLTFFAAYALRFNFDLHKFRELAALQMLPIVLAIRAATFFYFRTYAGILKYTSLTDLRRLFLALSTGSLLLVAAQLVYNKVFGFQNFIPLSVLLIDYVLSLVALSLLRVWAKIVTYEWSHTNSYRVNVAIFGAGEIGSITLQTLQQDMGTYYRPVSFLDDDPRKQGLLNNGVAIELPAQDLETQLKELNIDLLVLAVQRLAIARRKALVDACLNAGVQVLVVPPAYKWINGELSFKQIREIRIEDVLGRAAAEIDSPLLHKELQNRTILVTGAAGSIGSELVRQVIQFKPKQLILLDQAESTLYDLELELTELYVKINFEIVLGDICNAARMEAVFQTFQPELVFHCAAYKHVPVMEENPTESLNTNILGTKILADLAVKYQTQKFLLLSTDKAVNPTSVMGASKRLCEIYVQALDHYLRDAGQNRTRFVTTRFGNVLGSTGSVIPRFRKQIQDGGPVTVTHPDISRFFMSIQEACQLVLEAAAMGQGGEIYIFNMGDSIKIVDLAKKMIKLSGLTLGKDIQLVYTGLRPGEKLEEELFHEHEAVEATTHPKIRLANIPAPDSEKVLQEIQYLIDLIDSQDSTAVIKKMKQLVPEYVSQNSVYRKFDVKQ
- the fabD gene encoding ACP S-malonyltransferase, whose protein sequence is MKAYVFPGQGSQFVGMGKDLYDQYDLAKEMFERANDILGFKITDILFNGTDEELKQTKVTQPAIFLHSVIQAAVAQDFAPEMVAGHSLGEFSALVANKVLAFEDALKLVSKRALAMQAACEEQPSTMAAILGLDDEKVEQICAEVDEVVVAANYNCPGQLVISGSIKGVEEACERMKAAGAKRALLLPVGGAFHSPLMKSAEAELEQAIRETEFKQGICPVYQNVDAMQHTDPQEIQQNLIKQLTAPVRWTQSVQQMIADGATLFVECGPGKVLQGLVKKIDKNAEVSQVG
- a CDS encoding gliding motility-associated C-terminal domain-containing protein → MPLTLPKTKAWLSLLAGLLVFFLLAPETTQATHLRAGNIYAKSDTTAAKNPLRFFFKLVTYSVLGGFEDTQATLYFGDCTNQLRPRTSRVVANNGQNDTYVNVYYFEHTYTGPGTFTVTFIGENRVGGIVNMQNSVDQTFVIQSQVTVDPFLGINRSPILLYDPLDIATRNQIFIHNPGAYDDDGDSLAFKLVPVRVFAGQTDACGNPSPATAPGFQSLDRFLGVPVNTPTAFFTLNQRTGQLTWNTPPAVGIYNIAFAVEEWRNGRLIGFVIRDMQIRVIDNPNRPPVLFIPRDTCVIAGTTLRDTIRVTDPDRHRVNVTAIGEMLPPGVFRKVLNDTTYVFEWVTTCEDVRTAPYQVLFRAEDIPPTGVFPLVDLQPWQITVVGPPPVLTAAFPQSSNSIKLTWDRYTCSNATTIYIYRKENPSTFEPTTCEVGIPASAGYTLVGEVSADQTEFLDNNNGQGLLRNRTYCYRIYAEFPYPSNGKSIASNELCASLESISMTKVSVTETSTTTGQMRVEWSKPRAILAQLTAPLEYRLLRAVGQSRAATVPFTEIRRTQDLNDTVFTDTNLNTQEQAYTYRVEFYHAGNTGAPTILVDSSSASSVRLRAMANGPSMVLNWTYNVPWNNASAAGGPYVHDVYLSRAGGPFTLVNSVGAGATAGTLTQDVTLEEGVQYCAYVVTRGTFQNPLLPDPIVNNSQVVCFTRPCVPVLSIDPLVCDENFRATGPPFQNLLSWSFPAGSQCDPAAIDFYTLYYKATDEEEFKPIATVEDMSYVHQNLLFYSGCYVLTATDMFGNESERSNIVCKDNCIIFILPNIFTPNGDGKNDVFTPQQGAAFIKTAKLIVYNRWGNRVFEGNQEPGLNWRGVDNSGKALADGTYFYQVEVEFYGRSATPDRRTFKGWVEIIH
- a CDS encoding succinate dehydrogenase cytochrome b subunit, which translates into the protein MSWFTKTFSSTIGRKVLVAVTGLFLISFLVVHLVGNLQLFKDDGGNAFNVYSHFMGTNPIIRTMEIVLVVGFLLHIYEALVLTRRNKNVRPVAYAYNRPEDNSNWSSRNMGLLGTVILVFLIVHLWNFFVPARFGGLDGVVVDNVQYDNLYIRVVESFHIWWYVVLYVVAQIALGYHLYHGFQSAFQTLGLNHKKYTPAIQMFGAFFSVVVPGAFAAMPLYFFIQHILN